From one Streptomyces sp. N50 genomic stretch:
- a CDS encoding type 1 glutamine amidotransferase domain-containing protein produces MSKILFVLTGADHLTLADGTPHPTGYWAEEAVTPYEAFKAAGHEVVVATPGGVVPPVDRGSLAPDYNGGQENADRVAGILTSAPEFQHPVKLTEVDLADYAAVYYPGGHGPMEDLAVDADSGHLLTQALTSGKPLGVVCHGSAALLTATEDDGTNAFAGRRLTGFTNAEETQGGLAEKVKWLLQDRLVALGADFQEGEPWAPYVVVDGNLVTGQNPASSAPVADELLKQLG; encoded by the coding sequence ATGTCGAAGATCCTCTTCGTGCTGACCGGCGCCGACCACCTCACCCTCGCCGACGGCACCCCGCACCCCACCGGATATTGGGCCGAGGAGGCCGTAACCCCGTACGAGGCGTTCAAGGCGGCCGGCCACGAGGTCGTCGTCGCCACCCCCGGCGGCGTCGTACCGCCGGTGGACCGCGGCAGCCTCGCCCCCGACTACAACGGCGGCCAGGAGAACGCCGACCGCGTAGCGGGCATCCTCACCTCGGCCCCAGAGTTCCAGCACCCGGTCAAGCTCACCGAGGTCGACCTCGCCGACTACGCCGCCGTCTACTACCCCGGCGGCCACGGCCCGATGGAGGACCTGGCCGTCGACGCGGACTCCGGCCACCTCCTCACCCAGGCCCTCACCTCCGGCAAGCCCCTCGGCGTGGTCTGCCACGGCTCGGCCGCCCTCCTCACGGCCACCGAGGACGACGGTACGAACGCCTTCGCCGGCCGCCGCCTCACCGGGTTCACCAACGCCGAGGAGACCCAGGGCGGCCTCGCCGAAAAGGTGAAGTGGCTGCTCCAGGACCGCCTCGTGGCACTCGGCGCCGACTTCCAGGAGGGCGAGCCCTGGGCCCCGTACGTCGTGGTCGACGGCAACCTCGTCACCGGCCAGAACCCGGCGTCCTCCGCCCCGGTCGCCGACGAACTCCTCAAGCAGCTCGGCTGA